DNA sequence from the Streptomyces sp. HUAS 15-9 genome:
GACGGCGGCACGGGACGACGCCCCGCGCCCCGTGTCGCGCGGTTGCGCTGAGCCGAGCGGGCCGTCTGCCCGTAGCGGCGACGGTCCCCTGACGCGGCCCGGAAACCCCGGATCGAAGCCCGGCGAGGACGGACGGCATCAACAAGGTCATGACCTGCCGCGTCCGGGCGGGGTCGGAGTCGAGCCGAGTCGGCCGAGCCACCACTTCGAGCGGCCCACGGCCGGCCCTATAGTCGGCCGCATGAGCCGTTGGGAGAAGATGACTGGGGGAAGATCGGGGCAGGACTACGCCGCACGGTTCGCGGCCCTGGCCCGTGCCGGGAAGGACCTGCACGGGGAGGCGCGGTTCTGCGCGGCGCTCGTGCCTGCAGGAGCGCGGGTGCTGGACGCCGGGTGCGGTACCGGACGGGTCATGATCCGGCTGACGGAGCTCGGGTACGACTGCGTCGGGGTGGATCTTGACGCCTCGATGCTGGCAGTGGGGCAGCGGCAGGCACCGGAACTGTCTTGGTACCAGGCCGATCTCGCCGGGTTCGAGCCGGGCCGGCTCGGCATCGCGGGGGACTTCGATCTCGTGGTCGCGGCGGGCAACGTGTTCCCGTTGCTCGCCCCCGGCACCGAGGCCACGGTGGTCGAGCGCCTGGCCGTGGCCCTGCGCCCGGGCGGTGTGATGGTCGCTGGCTTCGGCTTGGACGAAGCCCATTTGCCCGTGCCGCCCGGCATCACGCTGCGCGAGTACGACGAGTACTGCGCCGCGGCCGGCCTCACCCTCGTCGACCGATACGCCACCTGGGACGCCGACCCCTACGTCGGCGGCGGCTATGCCGTCAGTGTCCACCGTCGGTGAGGCCGTACGGGACATCTCGATCAGCGCCGGGGCGTGCGGACAGGGCCATCGGCCGCAGCGGGATCGGGGTCTGTCCGGCCGGCTGGTGCGACGCTGTCATGACCGGGTCTCCCCCTCGGCCGTCGTGGGTGAAATCCGGTGGGCACCGCGGTGTGCGTCGACGCAGGATGACGCGCGGTTCCGAGTGGGGGTGTTCCGTGAGCCTTCGTCCGAAGTCAGTTTGAGTTGGTTTCGGGGGCGGCCGGTGCCGGCGGGACGAGGGTGAACAGGCCGGGTTCGGATTCGGTGAGGATGCCGCGGTTGACCAGGCGTTTCAGGCGGTGCGCAGGTAGCCGTAGCCGACGCCGGAACGCTTCCTTCGGCCGGCTTGCCGGCCAAGGCCTTGTGGCCGCCGCCGTCGGGGATGTTGGTTCTGTCGACGATCTTGTGATCCGGACGCTTGAGCGAGTCGTGTCAGCTGTTCGCGATCATGTATGGCGTGCTCTCGTGATGTGCTCTTGGAGTTGTTTCCGTACCTGTCGCGTTGCTGATCGAGGGGGTTCAGCGGCGGCCGGACAAGGTGGTACTGAGAACGCGGGTGCGAGCGACGACCGCGTCCTGCCGGTGTGGCCAAGGCTCGGTACGGGTGCACGGCCGGTACGTACGCCAGCTGCGCGATGTCGCCGTGGGCGGGCTCGGCGTGCTTTGTCATGTACGACCGCCGACAGGGAGGCTGCGGTCGGCGAGTTCTGAAGCGCTGTGGCTTGTCAGGACGTTTGGCGCCGCAGGAAGCGGTAGCCGCCGCTGTGGGCAGTCACTGCGTAGGTGTGCTCGGTGATTTCCACTCCGGCGGAGCGCATGCGGTCCAGCATCTGCCGCTCCACAGCTTCGCCCATGCTCGGGGGAATGCTGTTCGGGGCTTCGCCGAGAAGCCACCCCTCGGCGCCGAGTGTATTGAACAGAGCGAGGTCGCCGTCAGCCATGTCGAAGAGTTCGAACCCTGCTGCAGTGACCAGGACCGCGAAGGTGAAAGTGCGCTTGCTTCCGCTCGATACGGGCCGCGGCCTACCACCTCGCTCATCGGCGGTGACGCTGTACCAGTAGGACAGATGGGCGTATTCCCAGGTCGGCATTGCTCCCCCTGTTGCGACTGCGCCATGGTATCGGGAGTGTCTACCGACTCGGGGGCCTTGCGGGAGATCCTGCGGCGGGCGGCGGCCTATTTCGCGAAGGAGATGAAGTGAAGACCCGCCGCTGGGACTTCGTCTCCGCCTACGCCGAGACCTTCGGTGGTCAGCGGATATGCCGGGTTCTTCAGGTCTCGCGCTCCGGTTACTATCGGTGGATCCGGTGCGAAGGCCCGAATGGAGCGGCAGGTCGCCGACGACACCCTGGTCGCAGAGATCCGCGAGGTCCACACCACGCACAAGGGCACCTACGGAGTGAGGCGCGTCCATGCAGAGCTGCGGGGCTTTGGGCACACCGTCAACGCAAGCGTGTCGAGCGGTTGATGCGCCTCCACCGGATCGAGGGCCGCCACCTGCGTCGGCGCAAGCGCACTACTGTCCCGGACCGGCTCGCACCGCCCGCCCCGGACCTCGTCCAACGCGACTTCACCGCCGGGCATCTGAACGAGAAGTGGTGCGGCGACATCACATATGTGCAGGTTGGTGGCTCGTGGCTGTATCTCGCGTGCGTCCTGGACATCTGCTCACGCCGGGTACTCGGCTACTCGATGGCCTCCCACATGCGGGCGGAACTCCGGGGGACAGCGCTCCAAGTTCGCCGTCTGGTTACTGTGCTGTGGCTTTGCGCTCCCCGCGGGACCGCAACCACGGGACCAGGTGCCAGGAGGTCACCACCGCTGCGGACGTCACCGCTGTGGTCAACCAGCCCCTGTAGACGTCCGCGAGGCCGGTGACGAAGCGCATGAAGACGGTGAACACAGCCCAAACCACCAGCCAGCGAGCCACCTTGACCATTCGTCCCTGTCGTCGCATGGCGCGAGCATATCCGCGGGGCTGAAGGGGAACAGACGAAGGGTCGTCAGCCCGGCACGATGGTCACGGCGGATAGCCGCGTACAGCTCGGTCCCCGACTTCGACGTCATCGGCGGCCCCCAGCGGTATGGAGCACCCT
Encoded proteins:
- a CDS encoding class I SAM-dependent methyltransferase, yielding MSRWEKMTGGRSGQDYAARFAALARAGKDLHGEARFCAALVPAGARVLDAGCGTGRVMIRLTELGYDCVGVDLDASMLAVGQRQAPELSWYQADLAGFEPGRLGIAGDFDLVVAAGNVFPLLAPGTEATVVERLAVALRPGGVMVAGFGLDEAHLPVPPGITLREYDEYCAAAGLTLVDRYATWDADPYVGGGYAVSVHRR
- a CDS encoding IS3 family transposase; amino-acid sequence: MERQVADDTLVAEIREVHTTHKGTYGVRRVHAELRGFGHTVNASVSSG